The segment CGGCGAACCAGTCGAGGTAGAAGGCGTCGACGGCGCCGTTCGCGATCGCCTCCTTGAAGGCGCCCCACTCGCGCGTCACGAGCCGCGCCTGCACGCCGACGGCGGCGAGGTATCCCTGGACGCTCTCGAGTATCCGCCCGCCCTCGGGATTGTCGCGCTGCCAGATCTCCATCTCGAAGCCGTCCGAAAGCCCCGCCTCGGCGAGCAGGCGCCGCGCGCGCGCCGGATCGTATGGATAGGCTTCCGCCTGCTCCGGCCAGGCGCGGAGCCCCGCGGGAACGACGCCCCTCGCCCGGCGGCCGGCCCCGAAGAGGATGCGGGCGATGATCGTCTCGACGTCGATCGCGTGGTTGAGGGCCCGCCGGACGCGCGGATCGTCGAGGGGGGGACGCTCGAGCGCCAGCCCGATGTAGACGACCCGCAGCTCCTCGGAGGAGAGGAGATCGACGCCGGCCGTCCGCCACATCGCGAGCTCCGCCCGGGGCACCTCGAGGAGGTCGAGCCCGCCGACTTCGAACTCGGCGACGCGCGTCATCGCCTCGGGGATGATCCGGAAGACAAGGCCCCCGACGATGGGACGGGGCAGCCCGAAGGGATTGGGGGAAAGCTCGACCTCGTCCCCCTCCCGCCATGCGCCGACGGTCCAGATCCCCGCTCCCAGGGGCGCCCGGCCGTACGCGGCGCCGAGGCTGTCGGCGCGCCGGGAACACACGATTCCCGCGGCGGGCATCGCGAGCAGGGAGAGGAAGTGCGCCGCCGGGCGCTCGAGCCGGAAAGAAAGCGTCGAATCGTCCGGCGCCTCGATTTCCACCGCCTCCCACGCGCCCCCCGCGTGGAAGGCGGCGGCGCCGGCGACCGGCGCGAGCACCCACCAGCGGGGCGACCTTGTGTCGGGGGAAAGCAGCCTGCGGAAGGAGGCGGCGACGGCGGATGCCGTCACGGGCGTGCCGTCGGCGAATCGCCGTCCGGCGAGGACGAAGCGCCACGTCAGCCCGTCGGCCGAGACGCGCCAGCTCTTCGCCAGGTCGGCGACGAGCGCGCCGTCCTCGTCGAAGGCGACGAGACCGCCGTGGACGAGGGCGGCCAGCAGCCCGGAGGAATAGTCGACGGCGAAGGCCGGATCGGCCGTGGCCGGCTCCGTCTCGAGGGCGAGCTTGACGACGGAGGTCGCTTCCTCCGCGCCGCATCCCGCCACGAGGATCGCGGCGGCCACGCCGATCGCGGCGAAGATGGCCGATCGCCGCCCGTTCCTAGATCGGGCGGGATTCGAGGAGCCTGTAATCCCCCGTGCCAATCGAGTCCTCGAAGAGGAACATGATGTCCCAGTTGAAGTAGTACCAGGCCAGGTAGCCCCGCCCGTACGCCCGGTCCGAACCCTCGCGGATGTCGTCCGGCCTGCCGTACCGCATCCAGACCCTGCCCCGGTCGGATTTCCAGCCCGCGCCGTGATCCGAGAAATTGCGCATGACGTGGCGGAGCCGGAAAAGGAATTCCCCCTCGTCGGCCGGGTGGGGCCCTTCGCGTTCCCCCGACCGGGCGAGCCAGAAACGGCGCCATGCCTCCATCCGTTCCTCCGGCGCGGCGGCGGCGAGACGGGCAATCTCCTCGTCGTTTGCGAAGAGGGAGAGGATATCGAGGAGCTCGTCGAACTGCGAGACGAGGATGCCGCGGCCGAGGACGACGGTGAACCGTCCCTTCGTCGTCACGCGCTCGTCGGTCCCCGGGATCTCGACGGCGGTCTCGACGGTGTATTCCCCGATCGGAAGGAGGTCCGTGCCGAGATCGAGACAGATCCTCCCGTGTCCCCCGCGCGTGATATCGCCGCGCTTCCGGCTGTAGAGGATGGCGGGGCCGCGGTATTCGCTGATCCGCACGGAGATGACGTACTCGCGGATCTCGTCGGTCGGATCGGGGATGATCATGTCGTGGGCGATGCGCGGCCAGCTGTCGAGGCCGGCGTAGACGGCGTCGTTGTTCGACTCGAAGCGCCCATCCCCCTCCGGATCGCAGACGGAGATGGCGATCTCGCCTCCCGGCGGCGGTTCGGCGGCGGGGCCGACCGGCGAGTAGAAAACCGGGTCGCCGAGCTCGAGCCGCCCCTCCTTCCTGCCGAGCATCCTGATCCGCCGTTCCCGGTAGAATCGGCGGTCGGTGCCGATCACCTCGATCGTCACGCGGGCCGTGTATTCGCCGGGCGGCACGTCGAAGGTGCGGCGGGAGACGGCCTGGACGGCGGGGGCGCGCGTCTCGTCGTAGCTTTCGACGCCGAGCTCCTCCTCCCAGACGTCGCCGCGGACCTGCCGGCCTTTTCGATCCCTGAGATCCATGTAGACGCGGTAGGAGGCGCGGAACCCGCCCGGCGTCCTGAAGAAGACGAGGCGCCGGTACGGCACCGTCGCGCCGAGGACGAGCACCGTCCGGCCGTCGGGATCGTACTGCTGCCCGACGAGCAGCTCGAACGCGGATTGCCGCTCCGGCGAAGCGTACTGGCCGGAGAGGGGCGCCGCCGCGATGGAGAGCAAGGCCGCGACCGCCGCGACCCGGATCGATCGTCTCATCTTCGACTCCGCGAAACTCGGGTACATGATGACCGTCTCGATACGAGTATAGGTGCGTCCGCGGCCCGAGGCAACCGCGAATCACCCCCGTCACTCGTAGTGGAGGGCGGTGATCGGATCCATCTTCGCCGCCCGGTTCGCCGGGTACATCCCGAAGATGATCCCGATGGATGCGGAGAAGACGAATGCCACGATGACCCAGAGGAAGGGAACCGCGTAGGGGAAATGGATGAGGTTGGCGACGCCCCGCGCGGCGAGGAGCCCGAGAACGATCCCGATGAAACCGCCGACGCCGGTCAGGGTGGCGGCCTCGATGAGGAACTGCGTGAGGATGTCGCTCCGCCTCGCGCCGGTGGCCATGCGTATGCCCACCTCGCGCGTCCGTTCGGTCACCGAGATCAGCATGATGTTCATCACGCCGATCCCCCCGACCATCAGGCCGATCGACGAGATGACGACGAGTACGAGCGCGATTCCCTTCGTGATGTTCTCCAGCATCTCCTTGAAGGTCTCGGAGGTCGTCACGTGGAAGTCGTTCTCCTCCCCGGGCGCGACCTTCCTGAGGACGCGCAACAGCGCGATCGTCTCCTCCCGGCCCTCTTCGATCGTGAATTCGGGCTTCACCGTCAGGGCGATCTGGTAATCGTCGTACCGGCCCGACAGATCCTTCTCGTAGCTCGTGTAGGGAACGACGGCGAAGTTGTCGCCGATGGCGCCGAGTATGTGCTCGCGGGACTGCATCGTCCCGACGACCTCGTACTCGTGGTTGGCGATGCGGACCCGCTTGCCGACCGGATCACGGTTGGGAAAGAGATCCGTGGCGGGACCGTAGCCGAGCACGACGACACGGCGCTTCTTCTCGACCTCGAAATCGGTGAAGAACCGCCCCTCGTCGAGATTCAAACTGAAGAGATAGGCGAAGTTGGGCGTCGAGCCGACCACCTGCATCAGGTTGGTCCTCTCCCCCTCGTACCGGAGCACCCGCATGTTCTGGGGATCGATCTGGATGTCGACGCGGTCCACCGTGCCGAGTTCGGCGATGGCGGCGGCGTCCTCCGGGGTGAGCTGCTTGCGGCGCAGGCGATCCCGTTCGTCCCCGCCCTCCATCGGATCGAAGCGGGTGATGTAGAGGTAGGGCCGGTTGGCCGAGAGGATGTCCCCCTCGATCCGTTTCCCGAGCCCCGTGAGAACGGTGACCATCGCGAGGACGGTCGTCACGCCGATGGCGACCCCGACGATGAGCAGCGAGGATCGCAGGCGGTGCGTCCTGATGACCTCGAACGCCTGCCTGACGTTCTCCCGCCACACCTGGCCGCCCCGGCCCCGCAGGACGCCGTTCGTGGAATCGGTTCGTTCCGGCATGGCCGTCCTACTCGTGGTGAAGCGCGACGACGGGATCGAGTCCCGCCGCGCGGCCCGCCGGGTAGGTCCCGAAGACCAGCCCGATCATGAAAGTGACGATCAGACCCGCGGCGATCGACCACGGGGCGATCAGGTACGGCAGCGGCGTGAGCAGGGAGATCACCGCCGCGATCGTGAATCCGACCAGGATGCCGATCGTTCCGCCGACGATCGAGAGCGTGACCGATTCCACGATGAACTGCCAGAGAATATGCGAGCGCCGCGCCCCGAGCGCCTTGCGCAGCCCGATCTCCCTCGTCCGCTCAGTCACGGAGACGAGCATGACGTTCATGAGGACGACCCCGCCCACGACGAGCGCGATGGAGACGATGAAGATCAAGGCGTTGAAGATCGAGGTCGAGATCTTCTCCCACAGGGAAACGAGCTGCTGCGAAGTGGATATGGAGAAATCGTTTTTCTCGAGCGGCCGCAGCCGGTGGCGGATCCGCATCGCCATCGTCGCCTCGTCGATCGCGTCCTCCAGTGCGGTGATGTCCTCCGATTTCACCTTGATCTCGAGCGACGTGCGCGCACCGTACAGCTTGAGAAAGGCGTTGACCGGAACGTAGACGAAGCGGTTCCGCGACTCTCCCATGACCGTGCCCATGTCCTCGACGACGCCGATGACCCGGAAATGCTTGCCGCCGATCTTGATCTTCCGTCCGATCGGCTCCCGTACGCCGAAGAGGCGCTCGTAGACCTCCCATCCGAGCACGGCGACGGCGGCGCTCCGCTCGTTTTCGAGCCGCGAGATGTGGCGGCCGACCTTGAGAGGCGCCTTCTCGATCATCGGGTATTCCGCCGAACGGCCCCTGATCGCGATCCCCTCCGCCGTCTCGTTTCCGAAGACGACGTTGTCAGTCGCGCTGGCCGCCGCCCCGATCTGCGAGGCGGAGTGAACGGACTCCCGCACGTGCTCGACGTCGCTCATGCGGATGACCGGATTGCGGGCGATCGCCTCGAGAAAGCTGTCGAGATCGGTGATCGCCTCGAAGAAGTTGATCCGCTCGATCGTGAAGACGTTGCTCCCCTCGTCGGCGACCTCCTCCCGCACGTACTCGTCGATGCCGCCGATCAACGAGACGACGGCGATGACGGACATCGTGCCGACGATGTTGCCGAGGAGCGTGAGAAACGTGCGCAGCTTGTTCTCGCGGAGCGCGCCGAGCGCGATCCGCACGCCCTGGAAGATCAGCAGCGCCGGTCGGCCCTTCATCTCTTCGCGGCCTTCCGGGCGACCTTCACCCGCTGGCCGTCGCCGAGATCCCTGATCGCCCTGAAATTCCCGCTGACGACCTCTTCTTTCTCATCGAGCCCCGAGACGACCTCGAAGTGCTGCTGGCTCGATATGCCGACATCGATCGGACGGAACCGGGCCCTGCCGCCCGTGACGACGAAGACGCCCTCGATCTCCTCCTCGGCGTCGACGCCGGTCGAATCGGCGAGCGCCTCGATGTCCTTGCGCCGCCGGACCGTCAAACTCTGTATGGGGATCGTCAGGGCGCTGTCCTTCTCGGCGACGGTGATCTCCGCGTCCGCCGAGAGCCCCGGCCTGACGCTGACGATCGAATCGATGACGGTGATCACCACCTTGAAGTCCACCCCCTGCTGTCCCGCCGTCGACGCGGAGAGTATCGGGCTGTTGCCGATCTCCGTCACCTCGCCGGCGTAGGTCGTGTCGGGGAAGGCGTCGAGCGTGATCTCGGCCCGGTCGCCGAGATTGATGTGGACGACCTCGGTCTCGTCGACCTCGACCTCCGCCTCGATCGTCGACAGGTCGGCGATCGTGAGGAGCACGGTGCCGGGGATGTTCGTCGTCCCCATGATCGCCGTCTCTCCCTCCTCGACGTTCAGCCGTGTCACGATCCCGTCCATCTCGGCCTCAATCGTGACCTCGTCGAGATTGTGGCGGGCGCTCTTCAGGTTGGCCTCGTACTGCTCGATCTGGTGTTTCGTGGCCTGGTGGGCGGCGACGGCCACCTCGTACGCCGTCCGCGTCGTCTCCACCTCCTGCTCGGTGAGATAGCCCCGCTCGGAGAGCGGCCCCGAGCGGTCGAGGTCGCTCTTCGCCTGCTGGACCTGGGCCCAGGAGCGACGCTCCTCGGCGCGGGCCGCCGAGAGGGACGCCTCGAGCTGGCCCACGATCGACTCGAGCTGGATTGGATCGATCTGGAGCAGGAACTGGCCGCGGCGGACGACGTCGCCCTCCTCGACGGCCACGCGCGTGACCTTCCCCATGCTCCGCGCGCTGACGTCGACCTGCCGTTTCGGCCGGATCGACCCGGACGCCGAGATGACCATCGATATGTCTCTGCGCGAGACGACCTCCGTCTGCACGGAGACGGCGCGCCCTCCCCGGGCGCGGAGATTGACGATGACGAGCACGGCGATCACCACGGCGATCGCCGCGAAAATCAGGATCCGCTTCTTCATTGATCCCCCTTACCTTCGCGGTCCGCGATCGGAGCGTCCCCGGCGCCCCCGGAGCGGTCAGTTCATCCGTCTGTCGAACTCGATCCTGCCGTCGAGGAGCCTGATCACGCGTTTCGAATGCTTCGCGATGTGCTCCTCGTGCGTCACCATCACGATCGTGTTCCCCGCCGCGTAGATGGAGTCGAAGATCTGCATGATCTCCTGGCCCGTCTTCGAGTCGAGGTTGCCCGTCGGTTCGTCGGCGAGGATGATGGACGGCCGGTTGACCAGCGCCCGCGCGATCGCGACCCGCTGGCGCTGGCCGCCGGAGAGCTCGTTCGGCCTGTGCAGCGCACGATCGCCGAGGCCCACGCGATCGAGGGCCTCCGTGGCGCGCCTGCGCCGCTCGGCCGCGCCCACGCCACCGTAGATGAGCGGCAGCTCGACGTTCTGGAGAGCGGTTGCACGCGGCAGGAGATTGAAGGTCTGGAAGACGAACCCGATCTCCTTGTTCCGTATGTAGGCCAGATCGTCGTCGCTGAGGTTGCTCACCTCCTGCCCGTTGAGCCAGTACCGCCCGTCCGTGGGCGTGTCGAGGCATCCGAGGATGTTCATGAACGTCGATTTCCCCGAGCCGGACGGCCCCATGACGGCGACGTACTCGTTCTCGGCGATATCGAGATCGACGCCGGCGACCGCCTCGATCCGCTGCACGCCGACCTCGTATATCTTCCTGACTTGCTCGACCTTGATCAGCATGTTCCTCGCTCCCGGGACCGCCGGTCCCTCATTCGTGCTTCTCGCGGCCGGTCGCCCTCGACAAATCGGCCACGGCGATCAGGTAATCGCATTTCGCCTCGATGACGTCCGCCTTCGCCTGCGTGAGGGCCACCTGCGCGTCGATCGTCTCGAGCATCGTTCCCGCCCCGACCCGGAAGCGCTCGTCGGCGAGCCGGAGATCCTCCATCGCCTGCTCGACCGTCTCGGTGGCCACGTCGATCCGCTCCCGGGCCTCGCGGATGCTGAAGAGCAGGCTCTTGATCTCGCGCACCGCGTCGAGACGGGCGTTCTCCAGGTCGTACTCGGCGATACGCTCGTTCGCCCGGGCGGTCCGCACGTTCGAGGCCGTCCGGAACCGGTCGAACAGATTGATCGAGACGTACCCGGTGACGCTCCACTGGTACTCGTTCTTGAAGAAGTTCAGGTTGTCGGCCATTTCGCGGTCATTCCACAGGTAGCTGAAATTCGCCCCGATCGTCGGCAGCCAGCCGCTTCTCGCGCCGGAGACGTCCGCCCGAGTCGCGCGGATCGTATGGCCGAGCGAGCGCAGGTCGGGGCGGTTCGCGAGAGCGAATGAGATCTCGTCCTGCTCGTCGGGTTCGACGAGCATGATCGTCATGGATGTGTCGACGGCGACTTGGCGGCTTTCGCGCATATTGAGCAGTTTCGCGAGGTCCTCCCGCGTGAGCTCGACCGCGTTCCGCGCCTGGATCAGGCCGAGCCGCGTGTTTGAGTGGCGGACGCGCGCCTTGAGGACGTCCGCCCGCGTGGCCGAGCCCACCTCGAGCAACGCCTCGGAACGGTCGAGGTTCTGCTTCGCCTGGTCGAGCGCCTCCGCCTGCACGAGCGCCAGCCTCCTGCTTCGCACGTGATCGTAGTATGCGCGGATCACCTGCGCGGCCAGCAAATCCTTCTCGTAGCGAAGGCGTTCGCCGGCGGCGTCGCGGTAACGCATCGCCGATCTGACGCCCGCGATCGAGGCGCCGCCGTCGAAGAGGGCGATGTCCGAATAGAACCGGAACGTGTAGCTCTCGTAGTCGAATCCCTCGTTCTGGACGGGACGCCCCTGCGCATCGAACTGGACCGAGGCCGACGGTCCGAACACCTGGTGGCCGGTATAGAAATCGACTCCGATGCTGGGCAGGAACCCCCCGTAGTTCATCAAGAGGTTGCTTTCCGATTTGCGGTAATTCTCCTCCGAGATCCCGATGCGCGGATTGTTCGCCAGCGCGATCCTCACGCACTCGTCGAGCGAGAGGCCTTCGGCGCCTGCGCCGCCCGCGGCGGCGAATAGGGCGAGCATGCAGAATCCGGCGATCAGGGCCGGGACCCGGGTGGCCGTGTGCTTCATCATCGACACCTTTCGTATCGCGTTCCCGCAACCGGTCGGCATGACCGGGCTCAACAGGAATACGGCCCGGCGGCGCCGCAGGTTTCAATCGGAAAGCCGTTGTTCCACATGTATATCACAGCCGCCGAACCCCCTCCACCGTAAATCGCGGCTCCAACCCGAGCCAAACGGCAAAAAAAACGCCCGGCACGGAACCGGGCGTCTCGGTATCGTCTGT is part of the Candidatus Krumholzibacteriota bacterium genome and harbors:
- a CDS encoding ABC transporter substrate-binding protein, whose protein sequence is MAAAILVAGCGAEEATSVVKLALETEPATADPAFAVDYSSGLLAALVHGGLVAFDEDGALVADLAKSWRVSADGLTWRFVLAGRRFADGTPVTASAVAASFRRLLSPDTRSPRWWVLAPVAGAAAFHAGGAWEAVEIEAPDDSTLSFRLERPAAHFLSLLAMPAAGIVCSRRADSLGAAYGRAPLGAGIWTVGAWREGDEVELSPNPFGLPRPIVGGLVFRIIPEAMTRVAEFEVGGLDLLEVPRAELAMWRTAGVDLLSSEELRVVYIGLALERPPLDDPRVRRALNHAIDVETIIARILFGAGRRARGVVPAGLRAWPEQAEAYPYDPARARRLLAEAGLSDGFEMEIWQRDNPEGGRILESVQGYLAAVGVQARLVTREWGAFKEAIANGAVDAFYLDWFADYPDAENFLVPLFYSANRGGGGNRTGYANAVVDSLLDTAAAAANGERAKLYREAEEIVYRDAPWIFLWFPRRYEVVSPRLEGYQIPVIFNGQRWTGVSLKGVGG
- a CDS encoding GWxTD domain-containing protein, whose amino-acid sequence is MRRSIRVAAVAALLSIAAAPLSGQYASPERQSAFELLVGQQYDPDGRTVLVLGATVPYRRLVFFRTPGGFRASYRVYMDLRDRKGRQVRGDVWEEELGVESYDETRAPAVQAVSRRTFDVPPGEYTARVTIEVIGTDRRFYRERRIRMLGRKEGRLELGDPVFYSPVGPAAEPPPGGEIAISVCDPEGDGRFESNNDAVYAGLDSWPRIAHDMIIPDPTDEIREYVISVRISEYRGPAILYSRKRGDITRGGHGRICLDLGTDLLPIGEYTVETAVEIPGTDERVTTKGRFTVVLGRGILVSQFDELLDILSLFANDEEIARLAAAAPEERMEAWRRFWLARSGEREGPHPADEGEFLFRLRHVMRNFSDHGAGWKSDRGRVWMRYGRPDDIREGSDRAYGRGYLAWYYFNWDIMFLFEDSIGTGDYRLLESRPI
- a CDS encoding ABC transporter permease, producing the protein MPERTDSTNGVLRGRGGQVWRENVRQAFEVIRTHRLRSSLLIVGVAIGVTTVLAMVTVLTGLGKRIEGDILSANRPYLYITRFDPMEGGDERDRLRRKQLTPEDAAAIAELGTVDRVDIQIDPQNMRVLRYEGERTNLMQVVGSTPNFAYLFSLNLDEGRFFTDFEVEKKRRVVVLGYGPATDLFPNRDPVGKRVRIANHEYEVVGTMQSREHILGAIGDNFAVVPYTSYEKDLSGRYDDYQIALTVKPEFTIEEGREETIALLRVLRKVAPGEENDFHVTTSETFKEMLENITKGIALVLVVISSIGLMVGGIGVMNIMLISVTERTREVGIRMATGARRSDILTQFLIEAATLTGVGGFIGIVLGLLAARGVANLIHFPYAVPFLWVIVAFVFSASIGIIFGMYPANRAAKMDPITALHYE
- a CDS encoding ABC transporter permease, whose product is MKGRPALLIFQGVRIALGALRENKLRTFLTLLGNIVGTMSVIAVVSLIGGIDEYVREEVADEGSNVFTIERINFFEAITDLDSFLEAIARNPVIRMSDVEHVRESVHSASQIGAAASATDNVVFGNETAEGIAIRGRSAEYPMIEKAPLKVGRHISRLENERSAAVAVLGWEVYERLFGVREPIGRKIKIGGKHFRVIGVVEDMGTVMGESRNRFVYVPVNAFLKLYGARTSLEIKVKSEDITALEDAIDEATMAMRIRHRLRPLEKNDFSISTSQQLVSLWEKISTSIFNALIFIVSIALVVGGVVLMNVMLVSVTERTREIGLRKALGARRSHILWQFIVESVTLSIVGGTIGILVGFTIAAVISLLTPLPYLIAPWSIAAGLIVTFMIGLVFGTYPAGRAAGLDPVVALHHE
- a CDS encoding efflux RND transporter periplasmic adaptor subunit; translated protein: MKKRILIFAAIAVVIAVLVIVNLRARGGRAVSVQTEVVSRRDISMVISASGSIRPKRQVDVSARSMGKVTRVAVEEGDVVRRGQFLLQIDPIQLESIVGQLEASLSAARAEERRSWAQVQQAKSDLDRSGPLSERGYLTEQEVETTRTAYEVAVAAHQATKHQIEQYEANLKSARHNLDEVTIEAEMDGIVTRLNVEEGETAIMGTTNIPGTVLLTIADLSTIEAEVEVDETEVVHINLGDRAEITLDAFPDTTYAGEVTEIGNSPILSASTAGQQGVDFKVVITVIDSIVSVRPGLSADAEITVAEKDSALTIPIQSLTVRRRKDIEALADSTGVDAEEEIEGVFVVTGGRARFRPIDVGISSQQHFEVVSGLDEKEEVVSGNFRAIRDLGDGQRVKVARKAAKR
- a CDS encoding ABC transporter ATP-binding protein; translated protein: MIKVEQVRKIYEVGVQRIEAVAGVDLDIAENEYVAVMGPSGSGKSTFMNILGCLDTPTDGRYWLNGQEVSNLSDDDLAYIRNKEIGFVFQTFNLLPRATALQNVELPLIYGGVGAAERRRRATEALDRVGLGDRALHRPNELSGGQRQRVAIARALVNRPSIILADEPTGNLDSKTGQEIMQIFDSIYAAGNTIVMVTHEEHIAKHSKRVIRLLDGRIEFDRRMN
- a CDS encoding TolC family protein, yielding MMKHTATRVPALIAGFCMLALFAAAGGAGAEGLSLDECVRIALANNPRIGISEENYRKSESNLLMNYGGFLPSIGVDFYTGHQVFGPSASVQFDAQGRPVQNEGFDYESYTFRFYSDIALFDGGASIAGVRSAMRYRDAAGERLRYEKDLLAAQVIRAYYDHVRSRRLALVQAEALDQAKQNLDRSEALLEVGSATRADVLKARVRHSNTRLGLIQARNAVELTREDLAKLLNMRESRQVAVDTSMTIMLVEPDEQDEISFALANRPDLRSLGHTIRATRADVSGARSGWLPTIGANFSYLWNDREMADNLNFFKNEYQWSVTGYVSINLFDRFRTASNVRTARANERIAEYDLENARLDAVREIKSLLFSIREARERIDVATETVEQAMEDLRLADERFRVGAGTMLETIDAQVALTQAKADVIEAKCDYLIAVADLSRATGREKHE